The nucleotide window TTGATGCAGATGATATACCCGATGTAGATATCGTTACTGGGGGGTTTCCTTGCCAGGGATTCTCGGCTGCTGGTCCCAGAAAGGTTCTTGATGTGAGGAACGAACTATATAAAGAACTTTCAAGAGTAATAGAAGCTAAACAACCATATGCTTTTATTGGAGAAAACGTAAAAGGTTTATTGACGCTTGGAAATGGCGATATCATGAATGCCATTGTAGAGGACTTTAGTTCAAAAGGGTATAACCTTTATTACCAGTTATTGAACGCAGCAGACTATGGTGTGCCACAAGATAGGTGGCGTGTAATTTTAATTGGTATTAGAAAAGATATTGATAAAGGATTTACCTTCCCTGAGCCTACCGGAAGAAGAGACCTATACGATGTCATAGGAAATATGCCAGAACCGAACCCTAATGATGTATGTCAAGCTCCTTACTCTCCTAGATATATGAGCAGAAATCGTAAACGTAATTGGGATGAGGTTAGCTATACTATTCCTGCTATGGCCAAACAGGTCACTTTACATCCAAGTTCGCCCGATATGATAAAGCTTGATAAAGATTTATGGGAGTTTGGCGAAGGAGTTACAAGGAGATTTAGTTGGCAGGAAGCAGCAGCAATTCAAACTTTTCCAGAAGGAATGGAGTTTGTAGGAGATTTAGTGAGCAAATATAAACAAATTGGAAATGCTGTTCCTCCTAAACTTGCGGAAGTTATTGCTAGGGAACTATACAGTACATTAATAGATGCATTAAAGGTGAGTAACAAGCATACAAAGGTAGTGGTTTAATGACGACCCAAACAAGAAACGGAAAAGCGTTAGAATACGCATTTCTTAAATCTCTTGAGAGTAAATTGAATGCTGAAAATGAAATTTTAATTGTCGAATCTAACCCATTGGCTACTGCTAGAACAGCATACCTCTCATTTGAAGAAGCGAGTAGAGAACAAATGGATTTAGCAGCAGATGCGGGTATTGACATACTTCTGCGATTAGAACCCCGTCTACACTTAGGAGCTAATCCTTTACAACTCACATTGCAACAAGATGCTGCCGGACAAGCTGGTGATGTTCGCGATGTTTTGGCAATTAGAAGTGCAGATGACTGGGAGATAGGTATTTCATGCAAAAATAACCACACTGCGTTAAAACATTCTAGATTGTCTCCTACAATTGATATCGGACGTTCGTGGTTTGGTTATCAATCAACTGACTCATATTTCAATGAAATAAGACCAATTTTTGAAGAACTTCAGTTACTAAGAGCAGAGGGAGTTAAGTGGAGAGATTTAACTGACAAAGCTGAGAGATATTACATTCCAATCTTAGAAGCGTTAATTAGTGAATTAAGACGCTTAGACACTATGTATCCAGGAGAAATTCCTAGAAGGTTATTAAGTTATCTTTTAGGGAGAAATGATTTTTATAAAGCAATTGTAAACACAAGAAGTAGAACCACAGAACTTCAAGGTTTTAATTTATATGGTACTTTAAATATGAGAGCAATTGGTAGAAACCCACAACTTAGAATGCCATTATTAAGATTACCTAGTCGAATTTATGAAATTCACTTTAAAGAAAACTCGGATAATACTATTATTATAGTTTGTGACGAGGGTTGGACAATCTCTGCAAGGATTCACAGTGCGAGCACCACAGTGGAGAGTTCACTAAAATTAGATGTAAAATTGATTGGATTGCCGCCAACTCTATACCGGCATGTTGAGCCTTGGAATATATAAGCGAAAGAGCGAGTGTGAATTTATTTCATACTCGCTCTTATAATTTAATTGTTATTTTTTATTCTCTCCAAAATTTTACGGGTTATTTCCTGCATCCTAATGAATAGCTTAGGTTTCACAAGCTAACATTCGATATTACCACAGATTTTTAACCGGATTTTCATTGCCTGGAATAGAACCCTTATTATTTCTGGACTACTAACCGAGCCAAAAACATCATCTAAAGATACCGGAAAACCATTATAAAGAGACAGGGCTAGTTGACACATTCTACGAGTCGCGCCTGTAAGTTCCGGAGCTATAAAGACATGTTTTTCTTCGTAATCATTCCATTCTGTAAGAGTATACAATGGGGACATATGTAACATCGTTGAGAGTTTTGTTAGATTAATTGCCTTGTAAATATCAGGGTATGCAGCAACATAAATAGTGGATTCATATTGAGCATCCTCGCCAGGTGCTAAGTGATATTTCCCCATTAAATAATCATAATTTCCTTTGTGCATTTCATTAACAAAGTGCATGAAAAATTCCTCCTAAATTTTCAATATGATATCACTAATTTTTTCTTTTGGGATTGTTATGTGGTCTTCCTTTTTTGCATAGAAAGTATTATGTTTACTAATGTGAATAAGTTCTCCTTGCTTAATCTCTTTATTGGTTGGCCTTAATTACAGATGTTGTCAACATAATCTTTAGTTCCTCTCTTTTAATAAATTTTGATAAGTGCTTATTGATATTTCGTATTCTCAAATTAGCAAAAAAGTAATCAAAAAACTTAGGATTCAGTTTTTTTTTCTAGTTTCCTTAATGTTTTTATTTTCGGAATTATCAAATTACAATACGGTTCGTAAAAGGGGTTTCCTAATTGTGTAGGAGGATAGATGTTTTTTTACTTGCGGTGGTAGTTGATGAAATAACTGTTTATAAAGATTTAATTACCTCTCGGAACCACTTGCTAAGTGATTACATTTTAATAATAATAAAAATACAAGGGAGAGGTGTAGTAGAATACCTGACTAATAAATCTCTCCCTAATTGATTTTAATTACTACAATTTTCATCTCCAAGTTTTCACAGCCTTACGTTGCATTCTAATAAAGAGACTGGAATAACTAAAATTTCTGGAGTTTACATTATGCTTCTTTGCTTCTTTAGTTAAAAATTCAGCCAAAACTTTCTTTTGTGTAATGATTCCTGACCACGAAGGAAACCCATTTAGCTTATGAAAGGTATTCCTCATTTTTAGGATATCACCAGATTTTGCAATCATTCTTAACTCTTCTTTAACTGTATTAAAAGTATTATTGTTCAATTTTATGCTGGTTTTTCCCTTCAAATTTTCAATTTGAAAGCCTACCAAGTCACTTAATTCAAAATTAATTGGTATCTTCCGAATATCATAGAATTTGTCCTGTTCCACACCTGCTGGAATTTGACCTTCAGTATGGACAATGAAAACAATATGTTCCCATCTAAGATACATAAATCTGGCATAGCCTTTTTTACGTATGGACAATCTTTGTTTTGGAGTTTTATTTGTTTGATAACGCTCTATCAGTTTCAAATCAATTGAACCCCATTTATCTCTTTTGCTATCTGGAAGATATGTTAAATGCCAAAAGTAATATTTGCATTTACTACTAACAAGGTTATTTAATTGTTGCAATAATGCCTGCCATGAATCTAATTCATATCTATACTTAATACTCATATACAGTCCACCTCCCGATGGGAAAAAAATCATGAGTACGAGCTGCCAAGCCCAGAGATTGTTTTCTCTTGCCACAGAAAAAACATTATATCCCTTCATTCTCTCTTCTACACACGGTAATCCCTTTTGGTTTCGCTATTTGTATGACCGCCACAGTCACTAGCTCTACGACTCCCACTACCCTCGCAGGAACACAAATTTAATTATGTAGATGCTAATTACACATCAATCGCTCTATTTTATAGAACCTAATCGGGAAAGCTCTAATCCTCGCACTAAACTATTCTTCCATATATATTCTAGAAAAATTAGTTAGCCGTTCGGACCTGCCTTATTAGTTCCAAACCTACAACAAAAATACAGTGGAGGTTGCTCCAATATAGTTTGTGCCATTCTTTGACGAATCACAGGGGAGAATATAGAAAACCCCTACCTACTAAATCTTCGGTTACACTATATCTTCAACGCGCTCAGGTCTTGCCTCTCTGTATTTTCTTACCGCTTTGCAATCGCCGACACAACTCGCTGCGTGCTTTAACCATCAACATGCTGATGGACCTTTACCGGGTTGAGCTATTCACCTTATCCATTACTGAATATTAACCATCTTTGACAGCTAGGCTCCCCCTTGCGGCTCAATACTCACACCATTTCTAGTGCAGTACGAGGTGGATTCGTATCTTAAAGATACACACCAACTTTCGGAATGAAACACACGATTTCACATTGTTAAAATCGTATTTTGTCTAAGTCGCCCATATACCTTTTGAACTTCACAAAAAACTTTAAGTGGGTAGAAGCAGGTTTTTAACCCCACAGCCCCCGTTTCCACGACGCAGGCATGTCTCCATGCACGTCGCGAACCCGATATCATCTATGGTACCTCGCTGGCAACGAGTTTTCACGATGACATAGACAGACACATTATTGGCGGTAATGTTCTGCCCCATAAAAGAGAGAATGATTAAGTATTGGAAAAGATTATTGATTGGCAGTCAATAATCTATATAAAAGAGTAATCAATTAACAAAGTTGTAAGTTGGTAGCTTGATGAGAATAGTTTTTATCAAGCTACTATGTTGGTTAATGTAGAATATTAAAATATGGCTATCTTAGAGGAAAAGTGAAAATATGTTGCTCTCGCATACTCTTTGCGTATGCAATAAAATCTAGCTCAAACGGCGCATGCCTCTATATTCCTCCTAGCGTATTGCCATATATTGATTTCTTACAACTGTTAAGATTATAAATGGTATTTAAAAAAAGGGGTAAAACTAGAATAAGTTATTCATCTTCTATGGTTTAACATATATGAAATAGTAAACTGAATTATTAGAGGACTATGAGATAGTGTTACATAGGATGAAAGAAGAGGAAAGAAAATATGACAGTAAGCTGATGCCCACTGTCATTTATTAATAATCTAAACTCGTATTTTATGGGCAGCAACTAGTGGTAAGTTTGTAACTGGTTTATCAGATACTATGAACGATTTTTTAAAGTTAGGATATTTATTAACAACTTCTTCGTATGTGCCACTATCATTTATAAATTCTCTTTTAAACATAAAACAATTGGCATGTTGAATTTGCAAATCGAAAGTGGCAGTATGTACTAAGTCTGTCCTTTTAAATGGTTTTAGACATACCACGCAATGTGGTTGAATTTTTTCCCTTTTCATTGATTTCCTCCTCCCTTAATTTAAACATACTATACTCCGTATTGTTTTGTTTGAAAAATAGAATAAATACATTTTTCTTTCACAATTTAAAAAGACACTCGATATTAATCCAACTTAATAAGATGTTCTTAATTGATTCGGCGGCAAAAATAAGGAAAATCGTTTTTGTGAACGTATTTTGATATGTATATTAAATACTTGTATTTTGTTACTTGTATATTTAGATAATAACCCCTTCCTTTTTAACATAGCACCCCACCTGTTTTTACTTTAACTGACCTTCAGTCTTTACATAGTTGCTGCTGAATATTACATCAGCCTCCCTTCAAATTTTTCATACTCATGAAGGATTCTTTAAAGAACTTTATAAATAATGGTTGTTCACTAAATTTCAAGAGAAGGGGAATTAAAATGAGTTATCCAGGTATTTTTAGCAAAGACTTCTTCATGGTTTACAAAGGGATGTTCCAAATCAACAGTTTAAAAAAGACAGATAAAATGGCGTACATTTATCTTAGTTCTATCTGTATTAATGGTTTGAACCATTCATATGCAAATTTAAAGGAATTAAGCCAGCTTTTCGGCATATCACGCCCAACCTTTAAGGTAGTTGTAAATCGGTTGGAAGAAGCCGAACTGGTAGAAAAAATAGGTCAAGGAAATAAGTTCTATATCATTAATAATGAAGACCTTAATTTGCGAGGTAACTTCTTTTTTATGCACTATGCTGTTTTACGCACAGATAAAATTACACCGCGGCAGAAACTAATATATGCATATTTGTTAAGTAGGTCTGATAGAGAAAGTATGATTGCCGAGGTATCAATTAAGTCTATTGCCAAGAACTGTGCAATAAGAGATGACATCAACATAAGAGAAGATATCAACCAGTTAGTTTTAAAAGGATTAATTACAAAGAAATTGTTAAACAAAAAATATAAGGGCAGACTTCAATATGGAAAATACCAATATAAATGCTTACAATTGCCAAGCGCTATATTAGAAGAACAGAATAATAATTCATCAGGAAGTATACAATCCGGCGCCATATTCGATTCAATAGATGACTTTTTTAAAAGCTTTTAGAACATTTTCATTAAATACTTTAATTTATTTGAGTATGCTGATGCATACTCTTTTTTATTCCCTCTTATAAAAATGGATATTTTAACAGATTTTCAAATAGAATTGGTCCATTTTTTAATTTAATTTTTTTCAAAGTAGAAAAAATTATTAAAGGATAAAAAAAATCGAAAATCTTATGTTTTTTAATTCTTAAATTGTTATTTTAAATTCAACAATAACAAGGAGAGAACAACAATGAAAAACCTAGATGACTATTCTGATACTCTAACTCCTCAACAAATCAAACATATTTTGGGGATAGGACTCAGACAAACCTATGAATTAGTAAAAACCCAATCTTTTACTCAAATGCGAATCGGAACAGGCAACCTCTATTCTAAGGAGATATTCGTAAGCTGGCTTAAAGGTAGTCTATAAGTTTGGGAATTCCTAACTAAAAAGTCAATTTAATGATAAAACATATAAAAGAAAATGGAGGATTCAAAGTGAAGACACTAAACGAATACCCTGACATATTAAACGTCAAAGACATTAAGGAATATCTTAATATCTGTAATGATAAGGCTTATGAATTAGTCCACTCAGGTCAGTTCCATACTGTAAGAGTGGGAAAGAGAATACTAATTTACAAGAAGGTTTTTCAAGAATGGTTAGAAGGTATTGCTTAAGTCGAATGATTGGATATGAATAATAAAATGTAGGGGGATTCTATAATGAAAGGGTCAGTTAAAAAAGACAAAAGTAGCAAAAGTAAAAATTATTATTTTGTAGTTGATATTCCCGGCGCTGATGGGAAAAGGAGACAAAAGAAAAAAAGGGGCTTTAGTTCCAAGAGTGAAGCAGAAAAGGCACTTGCAGACTTTATATCAGAAGTTAACAAAGGAATCTATTTAGAACCATCAAATAATAATTACGGTGAATTCATAAGGACTGACTGGTTAATGTCAAAAAAGAGACAACTTTCCAAAGTAACTTATGACAAGTATAAGTTAATTGTGGAAAAAAGGATAATTCCAGAGCTGGGAAATATAAAAATAAATAAAATTAAACCTCTTCACCTAGAACGGTTCATGAGTAATTTGTATCCTCTTAATGCAGCAAGGCAAGAGAGTAAAGATGAAGAAGTGGAACCACTTGCATTAAAAAGTCAAATCGATATTTATAATGTTATTAAGCAATCCTTTCGAGATGCAGTAGAATGGAAGCTTATTAAACCAGATGAAAATCCTGCTAAATCTTTAAAAAGACCTAAAGATGAGAGGAAAAAGGAAATTACTGTCCTTGAAGAAGAAGAACTCCGGTTACTCCTAGACGAAGCAAAAAGTAGTAGTTACTACCTTGCATTTCTACTAGCTGCAACAGGAGGATTAAGACAAAGTGAAAGTCTAGGGTTAAGGTGGAATAATGTTTCATTCAAAGATAATAGTGTCTTTATAACAGAAACTCTGAGTCATGACGGTAAAAGAATTGGAAATAAAGTGAAAACTAAATCTTCTAGAAGAGTAGTGGAAATGCCTCAATATGTAATGGATGAACTTATGAAAAAGTTTGAGGAAATTCAAAATGATAAGAAAAAAAGTGGAGCTGACTATGTCGATAATAATTTGGTCATATGTACTTCATTAGGAAAACCGATAAATCCAAGGAATTTATTAAGAACATTATATAATATTTCACATAAAGCTGATTTGAAAAGAATTTCTTATCATTCATTACGTCATACTCATGCTACTCTTTTAATGAAAAAAGGAATTAGTCCAAAGCTTGTTCAGGAGAGGCTGGGACATTCAAACGTAAAAATTTTGCTTCAATTTTATTCTCATCTTCTTCCATCTATGCAAAAGGAAACAATTGATGTCCTGGATAATATGTTATTCAAAAATAAGTCGTAGAAAATTAAGAAATTACATTAAGAAAGAAATGGAAACGTATGTTTCCGTTTCTTTTTCAAAACTGATTAATCACAGGTGACAATTTCAATTTTATAATATAAAATGGAATTAAAGGGAGGAGGAGGAAATATGCCAAAAGTCGAGCATGTTGCTTCATATTTATTAAGCGTTAGCAACCCAGGAACCGAATGGTCAATTACTCCGCTGAAACTCCAAAAATTATTATATTATTGCCAAGGTTGGCACATGGCTTTTAATAAGGGTGAACCCTTATTCACTGAAAACCTAGAGGCTTGGGAACATGGACCAGTGAATCCGGATATTTACTTTAAATATAAACATCATAGGTATTTAACAATACCGAAAGAACACTTTGAAAATAAAAACAGTAAGGGAAAGCCTATTATCAAACAAAGACAACTTGACATAATTAATACGGTTTGGGACACCTACGGGCAATTTGATGGTAAGTATCTAGAAGAACTTACTCATCAAGAAGAACCTTGGATAGTGACACCCAAAAATGCCGTCATTGATAAAAGAAAATTACTACAATTTTTCTCGCAATTGGCACAGAAGGCATAGTGATAAAAACAGGAAAGACGGGGGGTTCCTCGTCTCTTTCTTATTTTAAAGGGGAATTTCATAATGCTTCAGTTCTTAAATAAAATAAAAAAACAAATAGAGAATTTGGAAATGAAAAAGCTTTTTTCTGTAGAGAATATTAGGGAGGTTAAACTCAGCTTAAGAAGATTTATATCTACAACCCATCTCTACTTTAAGTCGGAATTAAAGCAAAGGATATCAGATAATATACATCTAACTCTA belongs to Mesobacillus subterraneus and includes:
- a CDS encoding DNA cytosine methyltransferase, yielding MSNKSIINNSINSYEVKRMEQGKKFKVASLFAGAGGLDKGLDQSEGFETIYANDIDKDACQTFASWSDAEVVCGNIKKIDADDIPDVDIVTGGFPCQGFSAAGPRKVLDVRNELYKELSRVIEAKQPYAFIGENVKGLLTLGNGDIMNAIVEDFSSKGYNLYYQLLNAADYGVPQDRWRVILIGIRKDIDKGFTFPEPTGRRDLYDVIGNMPEPNPNDVCQAPYSPRYMSRNRKRNWDEVSYTIPAMAKQVTLHPSSPDMIKLDKDLWEFGEGVTRRFSWQEAAAIQTFPEGMEFVGDLVSKYKQIGNAVPPKLAEVIARELYSTLIDALKVSNKHTKVVV
- a CDS encoding Panacea domain-containing protein, translating into MPKVEHVASYLLSVSNPGTEWSITPLKLQKLLYYCQGWHMAFNKGEPLFTENLEAWEHGPVNPDIYFKYKHHRYLTIPKEHFENKNSKGKPIIKQRQLDIINTVWDTYGQFDGKYLEELTHQEEPWIVTPKNAVIDKRKLLQFFSQLAQKA
- a CDS encoding helix-turn-helix domain-containing protein, translating into MKNLDDYSDTLTPQQIKHILGIGLRQTYELVKTQSFTQMRIGTGNLYSKEIFVSWLKGSL
- a CDS encoding helix-turn-helix domain-containing protein, with protein sequence MKTLNEYPDILNVKDIKEYLNICNDKAYELVHSGQFHTVRVGKRILIYKKVFQEWLEGIA
- a CDS encoding HaeIII family restriction endonuclease, whose protein sequence is MTTQTRNGKALEYAFLKSLESKLNAENEILIVESNPLATARTAYLSFEEASREQMDLAADAGIDILLRLEPRLHLGANPLQLTLQQDAAGQAGDVRDVLAIRSADDWEIGISCKNNHTALKHSRLSPTIDIGRSWFGYQSTDSYFNEIRPIFEELQLLRAEGVKWRDLTDKAERYYIPILEALISELRRLDTMYPGEIPRRLLSYLLGRNDFYKAIVNTRSRTTELQGFNLYGTLNMRAIGRNPQLRMPLLRLPSRIYEIHFKENSDNTIIIVCDEGWTISARIHSASTTVESSLKLDVKLIGLPPTLYRHVEPWNI
- a CDS encoding helix-turn-helix domain-containing protein gives rise to the protein MSYPGIFSKDFFMVYKGMFQINSLKKTDKMAYIYLSSICINGLNHSYANLKELSQLFGISRPTFKVVVNRLEEAELVEKIGQGNKFYIINNEDLNLRGNFFFMHYAVLRTDKITPRQKLIYAYLLSRSDRESMIAEVSIKSIAKNCAIRDDINIREDINQLVLKGLITKKLLNKKYKGRLQYGKYQYKCLQLPSAILEEQNNNSSGSIQSGAIFDSIDDFFKSF
- a CDS encoding site-specific integrase, with translation MKGSVKKDKSSKSKNYYFVVDIPGADGKRRQKKKRGFSSKSEAEKALADFISEVNKGIYLEPSNNNYGEFIRTDWLMSKKRQLSKVTYDKYKLIVEKRIIPELGNIKINKIKPLHLERFMSNLYPLNAARQESKDEEVEPLALKSQIDIYNVIKQSFRDAVEWKLIKPDENPAKSLKRPKDERKKEITVLEEEELRLLLDEAKSSSYYLAFLLAATGGLRQSESLGLRWNNVSFKDNSVFITETLSHDGKRIGNKVKTKSSRRVVEMPQYVMDELMKKFEEIQNDKKKSGADYVDNNLVICTSLGKPINPRNLLRTLYNISHKADLKRISYHSLRHTHATLLMKKGISPKLVQERLGHSNVKILLQFYSHLLPSMQKETIDVLDNMLFKNKS